Proteins co-encoded in one Sander vitreus isolate 19-12246 chromosome 9, sanVit1, whole genome shotgun sequence genomic window:
- the LOC144523553 gene encoding uncharacterized protein C1orf21 homolog encodes MGCTSAKQVSAVPNDEEGRGKAYSNGDLFTDEYKMKGVEEVKYMRGDENRVNARNQENLEKSNVQYRGKQQKEVSSANIKSNIHTSESQQEFFRMLDEKIEKGRDYCSEEEIGEDGT; translated from the exons ATGGGCTGCACCTCGGCCAAGCAGGTGTCGGCCGTGCCCAACGATGAAGAGGGACGCGGCAAGGCCTACAGCAACGGAGACCTCTTCACcg acGAATACAAGATGAAGGGAGTGGAGGAGGTGAAGTACATGAGAGGGGATGAAAACCGGGTGAATGCCCGCAACCAGGAGAACCtg GAGAAGAGTAATGTGCAGTACAGGGGCAAACAGCAGAAagaggtctcttcagcaaacaTCAAGTCTAA TATTCACACGTCAGAGAGCCAGCAGGAATTTTTCAGGATGCTGGATGAGAAGATTGAGAAG GGGCGAGACTACTGTTCGGAGGAGGAGATTGGGGAAGACGGGACATAG